Proteins encoded by one window of Halomonas chromatireducens:
- a CDS encoding ExbD/TolR family protein: protein MRFARRRRDPVEVNLTPLIDVVFLLLIFFMVSTTFETRQALELELPESVAGADLELSPVTLVVTEQGRYRLSERELSAAELNQALTAEAEQARMHGLVLEADARAMHADVVRALDQAGALGIRQVRIATREPQATPTQAETP, encoded by the coding sequence GTGAGATTTGCGCGCCGTCGCCGCGACCCGGTGGAGGTCAACCTCACTCCGCTGATAGACGTCGTCTTTTTGCTGCTGATCTTCTTCATGGTGTCCACTACCTTCGAGACCCGCCAGGCGCTGGAGCTCGAACTGCCCGAGAGCGTGGCGGGCGCCGACCTGGAGCTGTCGCCGGTGACCCTGGTCGTTACCGAGCAGGGGCGCTATCGGCTGAGTGAGCGCGAGCTGAGCGCCGCCGAGCTGAACCAGGCGCTGACTGCCGAAGCAGAGCAGGCACGCATGCACGGCCTGGTGCTCGAGGCCGACGCGCGGGCCATGCATGCGGACGTGGTGCGTGCATTGGACCAGGCAGGCGCGCTGGGCATCCGGCAGGTGCGAATCGCGACCCGTGAGCCCCAGGCTACACCTACCCAAGCGGAGACACCGTGA
- the msbA gene encoding lipid A export permease/ATP-binding protein MsbA: MTRPGTQDSGWTLYKRLLGYVKPHWVSFGLAIVGYAIYAASSTALAEMMKRLIDGIQSPDAAFRLFLPLFVVGMFAARGLGTFLGTYFMSNVARNVVHALRCDVFNHMLHLPGRFFDSHSSGHLISRVTYHVEQVTGAATKAVTIVLREGLFVIGLLGYLMWTNWMLTLLFMTVTPLIAGVVRYASKRFRRISQRIQHSMGDVTHVASEALSGYRVVRTHGAEEYEKARFAEASNYNRQQSMKEALTKAISTPVIQLLVALSLAVLVWLAMSPALLDDMTPGEFVAFITAASLMAKPVRQLTEVNSEIQKGIAAAAELFGLLEVPPERDEGTREPGRLEGQVELQDVHFRYGDDQPEVLKGIDVTVKAGEMIAIVGRSGSGKSTLVGLLPRFYRPTAGRVLIDGVPIDEYRLAPLRRQIGLVSQQVTLFNASIADNIAYGVPDADPAAIEAAARAAHAHEFIEPLSQGYDTVVGDNGVMLSGGQRQRLAIARAIFKDAPLLILDEATSALDTESERYIQQALETVCRGRTTLVIAHRLSTIERADRILVMEQGRIVEQGSHDQLLARDGAYAALHRLQFQETPTP; encoded by the coding sequence GTGACACGACCCGGTACCCAAGATTCGGGCTGGACCCTATACAAGCGCCTGCTGGGCTATGTGAAGCCCCACTGGGTTTCCTTTGGCCTCGCCATTGTCGGCTATGCCATCTACGCCGCTTCCAGTACCGCCCTGGCGGAAATGATGAAGCGCCTGATCGATGGTATCCAGAGCCCGGACGCCGCCTTTCGTCTTTTTCTGCCGCTGTTCGTGGTCGGCATGTTTGCCGCCCGGGGGCTGGGTACCTTTCTCGGCACCTATTTCATGAGCAACGTGGCGCGTAACGTGGTGCATGCGCTGCGCTGCGATGTGTTCAACCACATGTTGCATCTGCCGGGCCGCTTCTTCGATTCCCACTCCAGCGGCCATCTCATCTCCCGGGTCACCTATCATGTCGAGCAGGTGACCGGAGCGGCGACCAAGGCGGTCACCATCGTGTTGCGTGAAGGACTGTTCGTCATCGGCCTGTTGGGCTACCTGATGTGGACCAACTGGATGCTGACGCTGCTCTTCATGACCGTGACTCCCCTGATCGCGGGAGTAGTGAGATATGCGAGCAAGCGCTTCCGGCGCATTTCACAGCGTATACAGCACTCCATGGGCGACGTTACCCACGTGGCATCGGAGGCCCTTTCCGGCTATCGCGTGGTGCGAACCCACGGGGCCGAGGAGTATGAAAAGGCCCGCTTCGCCGAGGCCAGCAACTACAATCGCCAGCAGAGCATGAAGGAGGCCTTGACCAAGGCCATCAGCACGCCCGTCATCCAGCTGCTGGTGGCGCTGTCGCTGGCGGTGCTGGTCTGGCTGGCGATGTCCCCGGCCCTGCTCGACGACATGACCCCCGGTGAATTCGTCGCCTTCATCACCGCTGCCTCGTTGATGGCCAAGCCGGTGCGTCAGCTCACCGAGGTCAACAGCGAGATCCAGAAGGGCATCGCCGCCGCGGCAGAGCTGTTCGGGCTGCTCGAAGTGCCTCCCGAACGCGATGAAGGCACCCGAGAGCCGGGACGGCTCGAGGGGCAGGTGGAGCTGCAGGACGTGCACTTCCGCTATGGCGACGACCAGCCCGAGGTACTCAAGGGCATCGACGTGACGGTCAAGGCCGGTGAGATGATCGCCATCGTGGGGCGTTCGGGAAGTGGCAAGTCGACCCTGGTGGGGCTGCTGCCGCGCTTCTATCGTCCCACTGCGGGGCGCGTGCTGATAGACGGCGTGCCCATTGACGAGTATCGGCTGGCGCCGCTGCGACGCCAGATCGGCCTGGTCTCTCAGCAGGTCACCCTGTTCAATGCCAGCATCGCCGACAATATCGCCTACGGCGTTCCGGATGCGGACCCGGCTGCCATCGAGGCCGCCGCTCGGGCGGCCCATGCCCACGAGTTCATCGAACCGCTGTCCCAGGGCTATGACACTGTGGTAGGCGACAACGGAGTCATGCTCTCCGGCGGCCAGCGTCAGCGACTGGCCATCGCCCGGGCTATCTTCAAGGATGCGCCGCTGCTGATCCTCGACGAGGCCACGTCGGCGCTGGACACCGAGTCGGAGCGCTATATCCAGCAGGCGCTGGAGACGGTGTGCCGGGGCCGGACCACTCTGGTCATCGCCCATCGGCTCTCCACCATCGAGCGGGCCGATCGCATCCTGGTCATGGAGCAGGGCCGTATCGTCGAACAGGGTTCCCACGATCAGTTGCTGGCCCGAGACGGTGCCTATGCCGCTCTCCACCGGCTGCAGTTCCAGGAGACCCCGACGCCATGA
- a CDS encoding PqqD family protein, translating into MTSCEFRSVIFCPLFAPAGLCDAIQRAEPGVEACLNAVDLQDVAPERFGTAYPQWLEQRRSRVGEKGYWLGIPEPVAFAWCEPKSKYWDPEAGCYRASWSLVPPSFSLNRQHEAERIRMVVMAGKKKRTSLLVPGSGAIRSAPRVLWTEIDNAVALARFPSDPDAGASCFRLEGSAAEMWHCLLEHVNLDAAEAALLTRFDVDLPSLRHDLAAFVAELDKNGFLEVR; encoded by the coding sequence ATGACAAGCTGCGAGTTTCGCTCGGTCATTTTTTGCCCACTCTTTGCGCCCGCCGGGCTTTGTGATGCTATCCAGCGAGCCGAGCCCGGGGTGGAGGCCTGCCTCAATGCAGTCGACCTCCAAGACGTGGCGCCAGAGCGTTTTGGTACAGCCTATCCGCAGTGGCTCGAGCAGCGCAGATCACGAGTCGGTGAGAAAGGCTACTGGCTGGGCATACCGGAGCCAGTAGCCTTTGCCTGGTGTGAACCGAAGTCCAAGTACTGGGACCCAGAAGCGGGCTGCTATCGGGCTAGTTGGAGCCTGGTGCCGCCGTCATTCTCCTTGAATCGTCAGCATGAAGCCGAGCGAATCAGGATGGTGGTCATGGCGGGGAAGAAGAAGCGAACGAGTCTGCTGGTCCCGGGAAGCGGCGCAATCCGATCAGCGCCGCGTGTTCTCTGGACAGAGATCGACAATGCCGTCGCGCTGGCCCGATTTCCCAGCGATCCAGACGCAGGCGCCTCCTGTTTCCGCCTCGAGGGTTCGGCTGCCGAAATGTGGCATTGTCTGCTTGAACACGTCAACCTTGACGCTGCCGAAGCGGCGCTGCTTACGCGCTTCGATGTTGATTTGCCCTCCTTGCGACATGATCTTGCTGCCTTTGTGGCGGAGCTCGACAAAAACGGATTCCTTGAAGTTCGTTAA
- a CDS encoding phosphoribosylanthranilate isomerase: MSPSDHHVNSRIKTRTRIKFCGLTREQDVDDAVAAGADALGFVFWPGSSRCVDDARLAALVDRVPAFVTRVGLFVDQSPELIMRVSRYLDLLQFHGNETPAYCAGFERPWVKALRMRDGLDLHAAAAAYSSAQALLLDAYRPGVPGGTGETFDWSRIPASLAKPVILAGGLTPANVAQAIDSVRPFAVDVSGGVEAARGCKAPELLKAFAAAVHGADGGCR, from the coding sequence ATGTCTCCGTCTGATCATCACGTTAATTCCAGGATTAAGACTCGTACCCGGATCAAATTCTGCGGGCTGACCCGTGAGCAGGACGTGGACGATGCCGTGGCCGCCGGTGCCGATGCCCTGGGCTTCGTATTCTGGCCTGGCAGCAGCCGCTGCGTCGACGATGCCCGCCTGGCGGCTCTCGTCGACCGGGTGCCCGCCTTTGTCACTCGCGTCGGGCTATTCGTCGACCAATCACCTGAGCTGATCATGCGCGTCAGCCGGTATCTGGACCTGCTGCAGTTCCACGGCAATGAAACCCCTGCCTATTGCGCCGGCTTCGAACGCCCCTGGGTCAAGGCGCTGCGCATGCGTGACGGTCTCGACCTGCATGCGGCCGCAGCGGCCTATTCCAGTGCCCAGGCGCTGTTACTGGACGCCTATCGACCGGGCGTGCCGGGCGGCACCGGGGAGACCTTCGACTGGTCGCGAATCCCCGCAAGCCTGGCAAAACCTGTTATTCTCGCGGGAGGTCTGACGCCTGCCAATGTGGCCCAAGCCATTGACAGCGTGCGCCCCTTTGCGGTGGATGTTTCCGGTGGCGTCGAGGCGGCTCGCGGCTGCAAGGCCCCCGAACTGCTGAAGGCCTTTGCGGCGGCGGTGCATGGTGCCGATGGCGGGTGCCGTTGA
- the trpB gene encoding tryptophan synthase subunit beta, which produces MSKFSDLTRLPDARGHFGAYGGRFVSETLSFALDDLEKAYLSLRDDPEFQAEFDYDLAHYVGRPSPLYHAERWSKQLGGAQIWLKREDLNHTGAHKVNNTIGQALLAKKSGKPRVIAETGAGQHGVATATVAARLGLKCDVYMGAEDVQRQKLNVYRMHLLGANVIPVESGTRTLKDAMNEALRDWVTNVDDTFYIIGTVAGPHPYPMLVRDFNAVVGREARRQSLEEFGRLPDALVACVGGGSNAMGLFYPFVEDDDVVMYGVEAGGDGVETGRHAAPLASNAPRGVLHGNRTYLMSDEGGQVSDTHSISAGLDYPGVGPEHALWKDVGRVNYVAANDKDVLEAFRELTRVEGIMPALESAHALAYAKVLAPTMRPDQNIVVNLSGRGDKDIMTVAKLDGIEF; this is translated from the coding sequence GTGAGCAAGTTCAGTGACCTGACCCGACTGCCGGATGCCCGTGGCCATTTCGGCGCCTATGGTGGCCGGTTCGTTTCGGAGACCCTGAGCTTCGCCCTGGACGATCTTGAGAAGGCCTACCTGAGCCTTCGCGACGATCCCGAATTCCAGGCCGAATTCGACTATGACCTGGCCCATTACGTGGGTCGTCCGTCACCGCTCTATCATGCCGAGCGATGGTCGAAGCAGCTTGGCGGGGCGCAGATCTGGCTCAAGCGGGAAGACCTCAACCACACCGGCGCCCACAAGGTGAACAACACCATTGGCCAGGCTCTCTTGGCCAAGAAGAGCGGCAAGCCGCGGGTGATCGCCGAGACCGGCGCCGGGCAGCACGGCGTGGCCACAGCCACCGTAGCCGCTCGCCTCGGGCTGAAATGTGACGTCTACATGGGCGCCGAGGACGTGCAGCGCCAGAAGCTCAACGTCTATCGCATGCACCTGCTGGGGGCCAACGTGATTCCGGTGGAGTCCGGGACCCGCACGCTCAAGGATGCCATGAACGAGGCGCTGCGCGACTGGGTCACCAACGTCGACGACACCTTCTACATCATCGGCACCGTGGCCGGCCCGCACCCCTATCCCATGCTGGTGCGCGACTTCAACGCCGTGGTCGGTCGTGAGGCGCGTCGTCAGTCGCTGGAGGAGTTCGGCAGGCTGCCCGATGCGCTGGTTGCCTGCGTCGGCGGCGGCTCCAACGCCATGGGCCTGTTCTATCCCTTCGTGGAAGACGATGACGTGGTGATGTATGGCGTCGAGGCCGGCGGCGATGGCGTCGAGACCGGCCGCCATGCGGCGCCGCTCGCCTCCAACGCCCCCCGTGGCGTGCTGCACGGCAACCGTACCTACCTGATGTCCGACGAGGGTGGCCAGGTTTCCGACACCCACTCGATCTCGGCGGGCCTGGACTATCCCGGCGTCGGCCCCGAGCATGCGCTGTGGAAGGACGTCGGGCGGGTCAACTACGTGGCGGCCAACGATAAAGACGTGCTCGAGGCGTTTCGCGAGTTGACCCGGGTCGAGGGCATCATGCCGGCCCTGGAGTCCGCCCATGCCCTGGCCTATGCCAAGGTGCTGGCGCCGACCATGCGTCCCGACCAGAATATCGTCGTCAACCTTTCCGGCCGCGGCGACAAGGACATCATGACGGTTGCCAAACTCGACGGCATCGAATTCTAA
- the accD gene encoding acetyl-CoA carboxylase, carboxyltransferase subunit beta, with amino-acid sequence MSWLDKIVPSMGRIQRKDRRASVPDGLWRKCPKCEAVLYLPELEKHHNVCPKCNHHMRLTARKRIDWFLDKEGREEISADLEPVDRLKFRDSKKYKDRLSAAQKETGEKDALIAMRGSLDGLPVVVVAFEFTFMGGSMGAVVGEKFVRAATLALEERIPLICFSASGGARMQEALFSLMQMAKTSAALERLREAGVPYISVLTDPVFGGVSASLAMLGDLNVAEPNALIGFAGPRVIEQTVREKLPEGFQRSEFLLEHGTVDMIVSRGDMRNRLGGVLRKLTHQPASGIDEEMLAEPDLVDMAEQIDEAEFEPLDASEPVDDQDISSQPVEPDSEADRSEPPR; translated from the coding sequence ATGAGCTGGCTTGACAAGATTGTACCTTCCATGGGCCGTATACAGCGCAAGGATCGCCGGGCCAGCGTGCCCGATGGCTTGTGGCGCAAATGCCCTAAATGCGAAGCGGTGCTTTACCTGCCCGAGCTGGAGAAGCACCACAACGTCTGCCCCAAATGTAATCATCACATGCGGCTGACTGCGCGCAAGCGCATCGACTGGTTCCTCGACAAGGAGGGGCGCGAGGAGATATCGGCGGATCTGGAGCCGGTGGATCGGCTCAAGTTCCGCGACTCGAAGAAGTACAAGGATCGCCTCAGCGCCGCCCAGAAGGAGACCGGCGAGAAGGATGCGCTGATTGCCATGCGCGGCAGTCTCGATGGTCTGCCTGTGGTCGTGGTGGCCTTCGAATTCACCTTCATGGGGGGTTCGATGGGCGCCGTTGTGGGGGAGAAGTTCGTGCGTGCTGCGACACTGGCCCTGGAGGAGCGCATTCCGCTGATCTGCTTCTCCGCCTCGGGCGGTGCGCGCATGCAGGAGGCGCTGTTTTCGCTCATGCAGATGGCCAAGACCTCGGCTGCTCTGGAGCGGCTACGTGAGGCAGGCGTCCCCTATATCTCCGTGCTGACGGACCCGGTGTTCGGCGGTGTCTCGGCATCGCTGGCCATGCTTGGCGATCTCAACGTGGCCGAGCCCAACGCCCTGATCGGTTTCGCCGGACCGCGCGTCATCGAGCAGACTGTCCGCGAGAAACTGCCCGAGGGTTTCCAGCGCAGCGAATTCCTGCTCGAGCACGGCACCGTGGACATGATCGTATCGCGCGGCGACATGCGAAACAGGCTGGGCGGGGTGCTGCGCAAGCTGACCCATCAGCCCGCCAGCGGCATTGACGAGGAGATGCTGGCCGAACCGGATCTCGTCGATATGGCTGAACAGATTGATGAAGCGGAATTCGAGCCGCTGGACGCTTCCGAGCCGGTCGACGACCAGGATATCTCTTCCCAGCCGGTTGAGCCCGACAGCGAAGCCGATCGTTCCGAGCCGCCGCGTTGA
- the folC gene encoding bifunctional tetrahydrofolate synthase/dihydrofolate synthase yields the protein MGIDLGLDRVAEVGRRMGLLDTPPARRVITVAGTNGKGSTVAMLESLARAHGLSTASYTSPHLLRYNERLRLNGVEASDAMLIAGFEAVEAARLDGDPVSLSYFEVGTLGALWAIAGIQPDLAILEVGLGGRLDAVNIIDADVAVVTTIARDHSAYLGDDLDGIGREKAGIFRAGSPAVLGSRDLPGSVRETATARGTPVLAIGEDFQWHETGPSQWCWHGCGLPADNVSLDDLPDPGLPLDNAATALQALALADVILDAAACRLAFADVRLPGRMQWLGQWCLDVGHNPHAAAYLAGRLQAMPCTGRTWILLGMLGDKDAEGVIGALSTVADAWGTVTLGGARARTAEELARHVSGSGAAVAFQATSPEAGAEWLSSWLSPEDRVLVCGSFFTVGAILAWMQA from the coding sequence ATGGGCATTGACCTCGGTCTCGACAGGGTGGCCGAGGTCGGTCGTCGTATGGGCCTGCTCGATACACCCCCGGCTCGACGCGTCATTACCGTGGCGGGTACCAACGGCAAGGGCTCCACGGTGGCCATGCTCGAGTCGCTGGCCCGAGCGCATGGCCTCTCCACCGCCAGCTACACGTCACCACATTTGCTGCGCTACAACGAGCGTCTGCGCCTGAATGGGGTGGAGGCCAGCGACGCCATGCTGATTGCCGGTTTCGAGGCGGTGGAGGCGGCACGCCTTGACGGGGATCCTGTCAGCCTGAGCTACTTCGAGGTAGGCACCCTGGGAGCACTGTGGGCCATCGCCGGCATCCAGCCGGACCTGGCGATCCTCGAGGTTGGCCTGGGCGGTCGCCTGGATGCGGTGAACATCATCGATGCCGACGTGGCAGTGGTTACCACCATTGCCCGGGATCACTCGGCCTATCTGGGCGACGATCTCGATGGCATTGGCCGTGAGAAGGCGGGTATCTTTCGCGCCGGCAGCCCCGCGGTCCTGGGCAGTCGGGATCTGCCTGGCAGCGTGCGCGAGACGGCTACAGCGCGTGGAACCCCAGTCTTGGCTATCGGCGAAGACTTCCAGTGGCATGAGACCGGGCCATCCCAGTGGTGCTGGCATGGCTGTGGACTCCCCGCCGATAACGTCTCGCTCGATGACTTGCCTGATCCTGGCCTGCCGCTGGACAATGCAGCAACGGCTCTTCAGGCGCTAGCACTGGCCGATGTGATTCTGGATGCGGCCGCCTGTCGCCTGGCGTTTGCCGATGTCAGGCTACCCGGGCGGATGCAGTGGCTGGGACAGTGGTGTCTGGACGTCGGGCATAATCCCCACGCGGCCGCCTATCTGGCAGGGCGGCTGCAGGCCATGCCCTGCACTGGCCGAACCTGGATACTGCTGGGCATGCTGGGCGACAAGGACGCCGAAGGCGTGATCGGCGCCCTGTCGACAGTGGCGGATGCGTGGGGGACGGTGACCCTGGGGGGCGCCCGCGCCCGCACGGCTGAGGAGTTGGCCAGACACGTGAGCGGCAGTGGCGCAGCGGTGGCCTTTCAGGCGACATCGCCGGAGGCGGGTGCCGAGTGGCTGAGCAGTTGGCTCTCCCCTGAGGACCGAGTACTGGTCTGCGGCTCTTTCTTTACCGTAGGCGCCATTCTGGCATGGATGCAGGCGTAG
- a CDS encoding SPOR domain-containing protein produces MKYGMRERVSGAIILIALAVIFVPMLFDDPAPRDERPQPVMSIEQPVPVERRDVPDPQPPSSLGEIRGPQAAGEVGSPPEPVDIEPAVEPVEETAVVEVPPADVIQPDTAQQADEPPVREAPAEDPIADLARAASERMESQQADPAPTTTPATPAGEWAVQVGSFGEPGNAERLQAQLEEQGFTVYNRRRDNNMTTVYVGPFDSSESGESAMAELKEQANLQGLLVRVRE; encoded by the coding sequence ATGAAGTACGGAATGCGTGAACGAGTGAGCGGGGCGATCATTTTGATCGCCCTGGCGGTGATCTTCGTACCGATGCTGTTTGACGATCCGGCGCCTCGCGACGAGCGCCCGCAGCCGGTCATGAGCATCGAACAGCCGGTACCGGTCGAGCGTCGCGATGTGCCCGACCCGCAGCCGCCGAGCAGCCTGGGGGAGATACGTGGGCCTCAGGCGGCGGGCGAGGTCGGCTCGCCGCCTGAGCCTGTGGATATTGAACCTGCCGTAGAACCGGTGGAGGAAACGGCCGTTGTCGAGGTGCCGCCCGCAGATGTGATTCAGCCGGACACTGCGCAACAGGCCGACGAACCCCCGGTTCGGGAAGCGCCGGCCGAAGACCCCATTGCCGACCTGGCCCGGGCGGCATCCGAACGAATGGAGAGCCAACAGGCCGATCCTGCACCGACTACTACCCCTGCCACTCCTGCCGGTGAGTGGGCGGTGCAGGTTGGCAGCTTCGGTGAGCCGGGCAATGCCGAGCGGCTTCAGGCCCAACTGGAGGAGCAGGGCTTCACGGTCTACAACCGTCGGCGGGATAACAACATGACGACGGTGTATGTGGGTCCCTTTGATTCATCCGAGTCCGGCGAAAGCGCCATGGCGGAGCTGAAGGAGCAGGCCAACCTTCAGGGACTGCTGGTGCGGGTAAGGGAGTGA
- a CDS encoding CvpA family protein, which yields MLLTWIDWIFLGVLAVSTLAGFMRGLIREGLGLAAWIIALLAARLLAEPVADLLAGFIDNADGRLVLAFVLVILGVILLCGIVIRMVHAAVEWVGMGFFNRVAGACFGVARGAAILIIATILITLTPLAQLQAWQEAELRPAFEQLRDWAVSQLEAWEDRVPETPESWRNLSFPEGREATEPEVPEERTL from the coding sequence ATGCTACTGACCTGGATCGACTGGATATTCCTCGGTGTACTGGCGGTGTCGACCCTGGCCGGCTTCATGCGCGGCCTGATTCGCGAAGGCCTCGGACTCGCCGCCTGGATCATCGCCCTGCTTGCGGCACGGCTGCTGGCCGAGCCGGTGGCCGACCTGCTGGCGGGTTTCATCGACAACGCCGATGGTCGTCTGGTGCTGGCCTTCGTACTGGTGATTCTCGGGGTGATCCTGCTCTGTGGCATCGTCATCCGCATGGTGCATGCGGCAGTGGAGTGGGTGGGCATGGGATTCTTCAATCGCGTGGCCGGCGCCTGCTTCGGCGTGGCGCGTGGCGCGGCGATACTGATCATCGCCACCATCCTGATCACGCTGACACCGTTGGCCCAGCTTCAGGCCTGGCAGGAAGCCGAGCTGAGACCCGCCTTCGAGCAACTGCGTGATTGGGCGGTCAGCCAGCTCGAGGCCTGGGAGGATCGCGTGCCCGAGACGCCTGAATCCTGGCGAAACCTGTCGTTTCCGGAAGGCCGCGAAGCCACTG